A genomic stretch from Telopea speciosissima isolate NSW1024214 ecotype Mountain lineage chromosome 7, Tspe_v1, whole genome shotgun sequence includes:
- the LOC122668690 gene encoding F-box protein CPR1-like yields MNLPEDIILDILSRLPVKSLLRFRSVCKPWCALITDPYFVQMHLSRSLAINTNLILILRKYPKFFYVDLDVCQQEAAVELDCPFKSPKGYLIFASSNGLVCMFDDDGVVCDSQKYKVYHTFLWNPSTETHKKLPFTPIEVPVNARFAYVAGYGFGYDPTTDDYKVIRVIRFYNAGDNGYYLIPEVKVYSLSTNSWRRIEDIPFLDTQHRLGVFVNSAFHWIAVCKTGQMGLGIVSIDVKDDVCREVPLPDSVDDKFYMVIGVLGGKLSMLCNFTRVCVELWLMKDYGVKDSWEKQFSIEQQSVLGYFD; encoded by the coding sequence ATGAATCTCCCCGAGGACATCATCTTGGACATACTATCAAGGCTTCCGGTGAAGTCTCTTTTAAGATTTAGGAGCGTATGCAAACCATGGTGTGCTCTAATTACCGATCCATATTTTGTCCAAATGCACCTCAGCAGATCCCTTGCAATCAATACCAACCTCATCCTCATTTTAAGGAAATACCCAAAATTCTTCTATGTGGACTTGGATGTTTGCCAACAAGAAGCTGCGGTAGAACTTGATTGTCCGTTCAAGTCTCCAAAAGGATACCTTATATTCGCTTCTTCTAACGGCTTAGTATGTATGTTCGACGACGACGGTGTAGTCTGTGATTCCCAAAAATACAAAGTGTACCACACATTCCTTTGGAATCCATCTACAGAAACCCATAAGAAGCTGCCCTTTACGCCTATAGAGGTTCCCGTCAATGCCCGCTTTGCTTATGTCGCTGGTTATGGGTTCGGTTACGACCCTACCACCGACGATTACAAGGTGATAAGGGTTATAAGGTTCTACAATGCTGGTGATAACGGTTACTACTTAATCCCGGAGGTAAAGGTATACTCTCTCAGCACCAACTCATGGAGAAGAATCGAGGACATTCCCTTCCTTGACACCCAACACAGACTTGGGGTTTTTGTAAATTCTGCTTTTCATTGGATTGCAGTGTGCAAGACGGGACAAATGGGACTCGGGATTGTTTCTATTGATGTTAAAGATGATGTGTGTCGAGAGGTGCCACTGCCCGATTCTGTGGATGATAAATTTTACATGGTCATCGGGGTTCTAGGAGGAAAACTCAGCATGCTCTGTAACTTCACCAGGGTCTGTGTTGAGCTATGGTTGATGAAAGATTATGGGGTGAAGGACTCTTGGGAGAAACAGTTCTCGATCGAACAACAATCGGTGTTAGGGTATTTTGACTAG